The sequence ATTCTTAGGAAAATCTACCAGTTCATGCTCTCTTTCTGCTCTTGTCAGTGCCTTCTCAAAATCTGTTGTATATCTTCGTAAGAAATCATTATGGCTTGTCACGAGCCAGACTGGTGCAAGTGAGTTCAGCAGTTCCCTGTTTTCAGGATTAACATACTTTGCAAATGAAGTTTTCTTGTAATCCCTGCCATACAGATACTTTGGAAGAAAAAGTCCAATCTTATCAAATCTTGATGTATAGAACATTCCACTTATAAGCCCAAGCGCATTAATGCGAAGTCCTGATGGTGTGACATTTGCTGCCCTCGCTATATTAGTGCTGTTCTGGATGGCATTGGCATATGTGATAAGGCATGCGCCGCCGCTGTCACCTGCCATATATACATGTGACGAATCGCCGCCATCTGCTGCCAGCCTCTCCTTTATATAATCCATTGCCATGAAAACATCTGCAAGCTGGTCATATATAAGGCAGTCTGGTATCAGCCTGTACTCTATGCTGTATACAAGAAATCCCTTCTTGCAAAGCAGAGCACAGAAATATCTGTTAAACTCCTTATTACCAATAATAAGACCTCCACCATGAACATTAATAATTACAGGAAGAATCTTTTCCTGTGAATCTTCCGGTCTGTATATGTCAAGCATATGTGCTTTAATTCCATCATCAGCATATGCAATGTCAGTACTGCATCTTACTCCTTCCGGAAATGTTAATCCTGCATCTCTTC is a genomic window of [Eubacterium] eligens ATCC 27750 containing:
- a CDS encoding alpha/beta hydrolase, which codes for MGNILTKQFYRQRKDFEDSCAGRDAGLTFPEGVRCSTDIAYADDGIKAHMLDIYRPEDSQEKILPVIINVHGGGLIIGNKEFNRYFCALLCKKGFLVYSIEYRLIPDCLIYDQLADVFMAMDYIKERLAADGGDSSHVYMAGDSGGACLITYANAIQNSTNIARAANVTPSGLRINALGLISGMFYTSRFDKIGLFLPKYLYGRDYKKTSFAKYVNPENRELLNSLAPVWLVTSHNDFLRRYTTDFEKALTRAEREHELVDFPKNKKLTHAFSVFEPFLPESSAVIDMMVEYLRKF